A window of the Juglans microcarpa x Juglans regia isolate MS1-56 chromosome 5D, Jm3101_v1.0, whole genome shotgun sequence genome harbors these coding sequences:
- the LOC121264262 gene encoding uncharacterized protein At4g22160, with translation MKHKEAKLPMADQTGRAGHNRGASNNDFRLKYAVDAGFLSGPHPNITPNALALDDEESGRAPSSDDSGSCESAGESPRLASLAASFRVFSESLLRMERAQLEMAKAREASRLESEKRRIESEAELTRMMRQTQLQIASFVLQQSPSRKRKRVEEDHSPILSEREGALLSSFIQCNLLF, from the exons ATGAAGCACAAGGAGGCAAAGCTCCCAATGGCAGATCAGACCGGTCGAGCCGGACACAACAGGGGCGCAAGCAACAATGATTTTCGTCTAAAATACGCTGTCGATGCCGGATTCTTATCCGGTCCACACCCTAACATCACGCCGAACGCCCTTGCTCTCGATGACGAAGAATCGGGTAGAGCCCCGAGCTCTGACGACTCGGGGAGCTGCGAATCGGCTGGTGAGTCGCCGCGACTGGCCAGTCTGGCAGCGAGCTTCCGCGTCTTCTCCGAGTCGCTGTTGAGAATGGAACGAGCCCAATTGGAGATGGCCAAGGCGAGGGAGGCCTCGCGATTGGAATCGGAGAAGCGGCGGATCGAATCGGAAGCCGAGCTGACTCGGATGATGCGGCAGACTCAGTTGCAGATCGCCTCATTTGTCTTGCAGCAGAGTCCGAGTAGAAAGCGGAAGCGCGTCGAAGAAGATCACTCGCCAATACTTTCTGAAAG GGAAGGAGCATTGCTGTCCAGTTTTATCCAGTGCAATTTGCTCTTCTGA